A genomic region of Mesobacillus jeotgali contains the following coding sequences:
- the uvsE gene encoding UV DNA damage repair endonuclease UvsE: MIIRLGYVSTAISLWDASPSKALTFARYNQLSKEERHEKLLSVTYQNLVNTERMIHYNIAHDIPLYRFSSSIAPLATHPEVKWDYVTPFRDKWLEIGALVKKHGIRTSFHPNQFTLFTSPRDEVTANAIIDMEYHYGMLEAMGLEKEALINIHIGGAYGNKEETILRFHENFARLPEHIKKITTLENDDKTYNAEETLAACIKEDVPFMFDYHHHMANLCEGSLEKLLPSGFATWERIGLKPKIHISSPKSEKAYRSHADYVDSEFILPLIDILRSIGQDVDFMIEAKEKDKAALKLVENLAKIRGVKRIGGAVLEWK, translated from the coding sequence ATGATTATTCGGTTGGGCTATGTATCCACCGCCATCAGCCTGTGGGATGCATCTCCCTCCAAGGCACTTACATTTGCCCGTTACAATCAGCTGTCAAAGGAAGAACGGCATGAAAAACTGCTTTCCGTCACCTACCAGAACCTTGTAAACACAGAAAGAATGATTCACTACAATATCGCCCATGATATTCCCTTGTATCGTTTTTCCAGCTCGATTGCGCCTCTGGCTACGCATCCTGAGGTTAAATGGGATTATGTCACTCCGTTTCGGGACAAATGGCTGGAAATTGGCGCCTTGGTGAAAAAGCATGGGATTCGTACAAGTTTTCATCCGAATCAATTCACGCTGTTCACTTCCCCGAGGGATGAAGTGACTGCTAATGCAATTATCGATATGGAATACCATTATGGAATGCTGGAAGCAATGGGACTGGAAAAGGAAGCACTTATCAATATCCATATTGGCGGGGCTTACGGAAACAAAGAAGAAACGATACTGCGCTTCCATGAAAACTTCGCCAGACTCCCAGAGCATATTAAAAAAATCACTACGCTTGAAAATGATGATAAAACCTACAATGCAGAAGAAACACTAGCAGCATGCATAAAAGAAGACGTCCCATTCATGTTCGATTATCATCACCATATGGCGAATCTTTGTGAAGGCTCACTGGAAAAATTGCTTCCCTCCGGCTTTGCCACCTGGGAACGGATTGGTTTGAAGCCTAAGATTCATATCTCCTCCCCTAAATCTGAAAAAGCATATCGTTCACATGCGGATTACGTAGACTCTGAATTCATCCTGCCATTGATTGATATACTGCGGAGCATCGGCCAGGATGTCGATTTCATGATCGAAGCAAAGGAGAAAGACAAAGCAGCACTCAAGCTCGTCGAGAATTTGGCTAAAATTCGAGGTGTAAAACGGATTGGCGGGGCAGTTTTGGAGTGGAAATAA
- a CDS encoding M48 family metallopeptidase: protein MEQINYAIGQVCPDCSSAIPFNKGYVSWCDCGYNMDHSPSEMTDSKLNALYEKLGNKRGQRVFQDLVSHKKLRQGISFSKSLAFMVATIVHLISISLFLLGLYLLIFHINSFILMAEGLILLGMAWLARPRVPKLDKGEHLISRQDFPFLFEAVDQLADAMQVKRIDGIIIDDEFNASVAQIGWRRRRIIKIGLPLFSLMEPEEQLAILAHEFGHISNGDLTRSFYIGTAVYTLQTWHELLNPVPIDEYDSMGFFEIPVYYFMAFLALIPYSVFLLLVHLLFDDSQRGEYLADERAAKAVGYKYLISSMEKFQYADTFYLKVRELAVRKNSLNLFDAVHEQIKIMPEREKERLSRLAQLETSKLDSTHPPTFYRIQLLEKLKAAPSTSAIGKDTLAMMQKELGTQQTRIQEEVIENYRFVLNMY, encoded by the coding sequence ATGGAGCAAATCAACTACGCAATAGGACAAGTCTGTCCTGACTGCAGTTCAGCTATTCCGTTTAATAAAGGGTATGTTTCATGGTGCGATTGTGGATATAATATGGACCACTCACCTTCAGAAATGACGGACTCAAAATTAAATGCTTTATATGAAAAACTGGGAAATAAACGTGGTCAAAGAGTTTTTCAAGACCTGGTTTCCCATAAAAAATTACGTCAGGGGATTTCTTTCTCCAAAAGCTTAGCTTTCATGGTAGCCACTATTGTGCACTTAATTAGCATCAGTTTATTTTTACTTGGCCTTTATTTGCTTATTTTTCATATTAATAGTTTCATTTTAATGGCTGAAGGGCTAATTCTCTTAGGTATGGCCTGGCTGGCCAGGCCAAGGGTGCCTAAACTGGACAAAGGGGAGCATTTGATATCACGTCAGGATTTTCCGTTTTTATTCGAGGCTGTTGACCAATTAGCTGATGCTATGCAGGTAAAAAGAATTGATGGAATCATTATTGACGATGAATTCAATGCATCAGTGGCGCAAATTGGCTGGAGAAGAAGGAGAATCATCAAGATAGGGTTACCGTTATTTTCTTTAATGGAACCAGAAGAGCAGCTGGCGATTCTCGCACATGAATTTGGCCATATATCCAATGGGGATTTGACAAGATCTTTTTATATCGGTACTGCCGTATATACGCTGCAGACATGGCATGAGCTTCTAAATCCTGTGCCAATCGATGAATATGACAGCATGGGGTTCTTCGAAATACCTGTATACTATTTCATGGCATTTCTGGCACTAATCCCATACTCTGTCTTCTTATTACTGGTACACCTGCTGTTTGACGATTCCCAAAGGGGTGAGTATTTAGCCGATGAAAGGGCTGCTAAAGCAGTCGGCTATAAATATTTAATTTCGTCGATGGAAAAGTTTCAATACGCTGATACCTTTTATTTAAAGGTAAGGGAGTTGGCAGTAAGGAAAAACTCACTCAATTTATTTGATGCTGTTCATGAACAAATCAAAATAATGCCAGAGCGTGAGAAAGAGCGGCTCTCCCGTCTTGCACAACTTGAGACATCTAAATTGGATTCGACTCACCCGCCAACATTCTATCGCATACAACTGCTTGAAAAATTGAAAGCTGCTCCTTCTACTTCAGCTATTGGTAAAGACACTTTAGCAATGATGCAGAAGGAACTTGGAACCCAGCAGACCAGGATTCAAGAGGAAGTAATCGAAAATTACCGGTTTGTTTTGAATATGTATTAA
- the cls gene encoding cardiolipin synthase: MGIGWILFFILAGLALWVFMDFTLGRKKHLASAKTNTLPVRESDLVIFAEGPKLFDDLFSELKNAKQHIHILFYIVQDDKISQEFLSILKQKVKDGVEVRLMVDWVGSGLKRKTIKSLKAAGVEFAYSQMPKLPFLFYSSQVRNHRKITVIDGQIAYLGGFNIGEEYNNHDPKLSPWRDYHLKMTGEGVSDLQSEFLEDWHAAAKVNLLQNIGYFPVLKKGAIRHQIVPTEGILLEEMMSDLITNAKTSIFIGTPYFIPSKRVFNLLRDAIKRGVSVTVLVPLVSDHVLVKEASYPYLRTLIKDGVEVYQFLNGFYHAKVLLVDDEVCDVGTANFDKRSMFLNYELNCLIYDGDFIKKVKRILTEDILNSRKAALDDFSRALLKEKAASTISYFL; encoded by the coding sequence ATGGGAATTGGATGGATTTTATTTTTTATATTAGCTGGGCTTGCCCTGTGGGTGTTCATGGACTTCACGCTTGGCAGGAAAAAGCATCTGGCAAGTGCCAAAACAAATACGCTGCCTGTCCGTGAAAGCGACCTTGTCATTTTTGCGGAAGGTCCTAAATTGTTTGATGACCTTTTTTCGGAATTAAAAAATGCAAAGCAGCACATTCATATTTTGTTTTACATCGTCCAGGATGATAAAATCAGCCAGGAATTTCTCTCCATTTTAAAACAAAAAGTAAAGGATGGGGTTGAAGTACGCCTTATGGTGGATTGGGTAGGCAGCGGATTGAAGCGCAAAACCATCAAATCGCTGAAGGCTGCCGGAGTAGAATTCGCCTATTCTCAAATGCCAAAATTACCGTTCTTATTTTATTCATCCCAGGTGCGGAACCACCGGAAAATCACCGTAATTGATGGACAGATCGCGTATCTCGGCGGCTTCAATATCGGCGAAGAATATAACAATCATGATCCGAAACTGTCTCCATGGCGCGATTACCATCTGAAAATGACAGGTGAAGGAGTCAGTGATCTGCAGTCAGAGTTCCTTGAGGATTGGCATGCAGCGGCAAAAGTCAATCTGCTGCAAAACATAGGCTATTTCCCTGTTCTAAAAAAAGGAGCTATTCGACATCAGATCGTTCCTACCGAAGGCATCCTGCTCGAGGAAATGATGTCAGATCTGATCACCAATGCAAAAACCTCGATTTTTATCGGAACACCCTACTTCATCCCGAGCAAAAGGGTATTCAACTTATTGCGGGATGCGATCAAAAGAGGTGTTTCAGTTACGGTTCTTGTTCCGCTCGTTTCTGACCATGTTCTTGTCAAAGAAGCATCCTACCCTTATTTGAGGACTCTGATCAAGGATGGAGTCGAAGTCTACCAGTTTTTGAATGGCTTTTACCATGCCAAGGTCCTCCTCGTGGATGATGAGGTTTGTGACGTTGGTACCGCCAATTTCGATAAAAGAAGCATGTTCTTGAATTATGAATTGAACTGCCTGATTTATGATGGTGATTTTATAAAAAAAGTTAAAAGGATTTTGACAGAAGACATCCTGAATTCACGGAAGGCTGCATTGGATGATTTCAGCCGTGCGCTGCTGAAGGAAAAAGCTGCGAGTACGATATCCTACTTTTTATAA